In Anopheles gambiae chromosome 2, idAnoGambNW_F1_1, whole genome shotgun sequence, a single window of DNA contains:
- the LOC5666843 gene encoding uncharacterized protein LOC5666843 isoform X1, with protein MISIGRRNERRPMAVGLVWIVLIGVAVAAQEQGANVKVEKSATVDSSALLEAALCAVKPNPGQCVRQQAARVLGNWEDILNAKKMEMLAEADKEVTARQQSRGLSDAEIARGKPSTLMQQIETGLGALSEFVSEGVDEYVSDKEEGKEEEASSKTHIHHLLKLGNAAGPARDGAPVGRADADDEDYRDQLAAVEDGLVDYAGLAGSPDKALGRGKQEGDQLDYGFGSGEPSAGGHGGGSRSAIGGDSGEGDRTATTGYDSAVQQSASAAQESRREMVTGSERVQGEVAEGRRLVATSKPAPTAAPAVRFVDDDVGGLRRRRKRKGKKKKTFMKLFILGAALKAKIELLLKILSFKLQLKFFAVALIGLLINIARFWIDFKKQPSPQKVIYYEHAQHQHHYDDHGDGDFGGYWKRSLHNIHDDEGPSYPGGHDRAERYDEPYLYRNPKYTPSTNHYAPQLADPHAMAYQQQRPY; from the exons CTACAGTCGATTCTTCAGCCCTGCTCGAGGCGGCGCTCTGTGCGGTCAAACCCAACCCGGGCCAGTGCGTACGGCAACAGGCCGCCCGTGTGCTGGGCAACTGGGAAGACATTCTAAACGCCAAGAAGATGGAAATGCTCG CCGAGGCAGACAAGGAGGTCACGGCGCGACAGCAAAGCCGAGGTCTCAGCGATGCTGAGATTGCACGAGGCAAACCATCCACCCTGATGCAACAGATCGAGACGGGTCTCGGTGCCCTTTCGGAATTCGTATCGGAAGGTGTTGATGA ATATGTATCCGACAAGGAGGAGGGCAAGGAGGAGGAAGCCTCATCGAAGACGCACATCCACCATCTGCTGAAGCTAGGTAACGCAGCCGGTCCGGCCCGGGACGGTGCCCCCGTCGGGCGCGCGGACGCCGACGACGAGGACTACCGCGATCAGCTCGCTGCTGTGGAGGATGGTTTGGTGGATTATGCTGGCTTGGCGGGCAGCCCGGATAAAGCACTTGGTAGAGGCAAGCAAGAGGGTGACCAACTGGATTATGGGTTTGGTAGTGGCGAACCTAGTGCTGGTGGTCATGGAGGTGGGTCTCGTAGCGCCATTGGCGGCGACAGCGGCGAAGGCGATAGGACGGCTACGACTGGCTACGACAGTGCGGTACAGCAATCGGCATCGGCGGCACAGGAGAGCAGGCGGGAGATGGTGACGGGTAGCGAGCGAGTCCAGGGTGAGGTAGCGGAGGGGCGCCGTTTGGTTGCCACTTCGAAGCCGGCACCGACCGCCGCACCGGCCGTGCGCTTCGTAGACGATGACGTCGGTGGCCTGCGAAGACGAC GCAAGCGTaagggcaagaagaagaagacgttCATGAAGCTGTTCATTCTGGGCGCGGCACTGAAGGCCAAAATCGAACTGCTGCTCAAGATCCTGTCGTTCAAGCTGCAGCTGAAGTTCTTCGCCGTTGCACTGATCGGTCTGCTGATCAACATTGCCCGATTCTGGATCGATTTCAAGAAGCAACCTTCTCCACAAAAG GTGATCTACTACGAACATgcgcagcatcagcatcactACGACGATCACGGTGACGGTGATTTCGGTGGCTACTGGAAGCGATCGCTGCACAATATCCATGACGACGAAGGTCCCAGCTACCCGGGTGGACACGATCGTGCGGAGCGTTACGACGAGCCCTACCTGTACCGCAACCCGAAGTACACCCCGTCCACAAACCATTACGCACCACAGCTTGCCGATCCGCACGCGATGgcgtaccagcagcagcggccaTACTAA